CTCAAGAGCCATTGGCAAGAGAACTTTGGCACCACCTTGCTGAACCACAACGCCGCGGAGTTCTTGTACGGCACATATCGCATTGAATACTCGACAAATAAGTTCCTTACAGTTTTCACTTTCTGTCTTCGAGAGAACCACCAAAGCACTTGTTACTCCTTCTTTTGCCAAAACAATGCAACGTTTAGTGATAAAATCTGGGTCATCTAATTCATGGTCCTCTGGGATATGATGTTTCGCAAATTTTGCGAGCTCAATCATTTCTGGGATCACCTCTTGTTTTTCATATGCATTGCACAAATTTACTAAGGTTGTAACAACTGGATAGACACTGGCTTGGTTCCCAGATTTTGCAAGCTCGAGCATTGCATGGATTGCTTTCTTATCTTCAATAAGTTTTTCCTTAACATCAGCATCTAAAGTAAGATAAGACAAGCCTTCAACAGCCCAACGTCTCATATCTGGATCTTTAGCAGGATTTATAAGAAATCGCCTGCACGCTTCAGCAAGCTTTGTTGTCGATCCATCGGCAAACGGACGGATGGAAGCATCAGTTCCTCCCATGCTCCCGAGTTTGCACAAGCCCACTAAAGCTCTAACACGTATTCCGTCATCCTTAGATTGATAAAGTTTCTTTAGTATGTCCACCCCCTGTGAGATAATACTTTTCACTTTATCTTTTTTAGAAGCTGCGGCAATTATACACTCACAAGCCACTTGCTGTTGCAGCTTATCATCAGTATTTGCCATGACTAAGATCATTTCTAACATGCCATCTCTTGCTACAATTGTATTACCTACATCTAATGGACCAAGTAAAAGGCATGTTAGTGAGACCACTACTCTTACTTTTGATTCAATTTCAGGTGTTATCAATTTTCCTTTGATGTAATCATCAACAGCTTCTAGATATCTTTCACGAGCTTTGTCATAGTACATATTTTCGTATATTCGAGCTAAGCAAACAGCAGTAATGGTACGAGTTGACTCTGTTATTTCCATAGCTGACTCGTACTTATATTCTTGAAGTTCACTTGCTACTTCCATAAGTCTCTGTAAACCTTTGATCTCAACTAATGTTTCAGCCCAGTTTATAGCTTTGTAGTGAACGTTACGCATGATAAGCTGAATTATAGCATCCCTAGCTAAACCTGTTATAGTTCGACTTGTGGTAGAATAAACGAGACATGTCAGTAGTGTGTCAAtctcttttttgttttcttcGCAAAGCTTTTCATCTGGCCTAGACTCTGGTTTAGAATCAAGACCACTCAATGTATTCAATATCACTTGCAGACAGTACTGAGATGCATTTACTTGTTCCTCTTTAGAACAGTTCAAGATTTCTAGAAACCAAGGTACCCCTAACTCGACTAAAACACTTTTTGTTCTCTGCACACTATTTTTACAAAGTTCCCCAACAATGCGTACCCCACTGaggaatatttcattatttttctctAGTTTTAAGAGATTACCTATTTTTTGAATAACACCTGCCTCAACAAGAGCTGAGGCACCTGCAGGTTCACGAGCTAAAACCAACATGTTATTCATAGCAGTTTCACGTTTATCTTTTGGCTCTTGTAAATCAAACGCAATTTGAAACATAGAGGCAACCTTATTACTTGTTTGGGCATTTATTCGCAACTTCTCCTGAACTATTTCATGAAGTCTACTCAAAACAGGTTGAATAGCTTTATTTCCTGGATCAACAGAGTGAATTTGGCGAGCATCTCGATATGCTTCTTCCaccctatttaaattttctaatgcCTGACACCTACGAAACAAAGCTTTAGGATCATTAGGCACAATATCCAATGAACTATTACAATCATTAAATGCTTTTTCATAATCATTCAACTTTAAATAAACAGCTGccctgtttttaaaataaattgcctTCTCTGTCGAATCTTCTCTGGTTAGTTTAATAGctttactgtaacattttaatGCTTGGTTTAAGTTACCTTCTTTGAAAGCAACATTACCTTCCTCCTTTAATTTCAAGGGATCTTCTGAGTGAACACTAGCAACATTACCTTCCTCCTTTAGTTTCAAGAGATCTTCTGGCTCAACACTTTCTTTCGTCATTTTATAACGAAGATAGTTAAATTACTTCGAACAACACACGTGCTAAACACTCTGTTTACACTTCGGTCACTAACCTACTGAAAACGGATCAACTATACTATCTAGAACAATCCACTGCACTATTTTAAACCTAGGCACACCACACACCGTCTTACACAATATTAGGAGCTCCTATTTAGGTAAATGTTCTACCATAGATGGTAAACCACCCAACACTGACAGCTGATTCCATCAGACGACGCAATCAGCTGTTTGCATGTTCGGCCTTAAAATTGTACAGCcagtaacagtaataataaaacttactgtattgtacagtaataataatacagtttatatttaataataataataaaacctacTGTATTCTATAATGCTTTTATATGCTATTAATGCATTATAGAAATCATATTTGCATAATGTTATTCTTTGAACTTGAACTGAAAATTAGCACATTATATAAAGTTAACACATGCCTGGTCACAATCTGTTAAAGTAGGTTATTGTGATAATCCAAATACTAGACAGACACTGCGTCATAATTGTAGCGAAAGTGTTAATACATGTAGACTGAATAAACCAAACCTCAGCTTGACggcaataattaatttagttttgtattgaCCAATGAATTATATAACGTAACATACCAGTCAATGGTATTGACGAATCACAAAACAGAGACTTTCTTAGAAGAAATGTAGGTATTTGTGTGTACTGACTTATACAACGTTGAACAcggaaatatataataataatgatatagcCTATGTCTTGCAGTTAGTTTAAACAGACTGAAGCGTGATTGAGCTCTGTGACACTGAAAGACTGAAACTTTTTTCGAGTTTACATAATATTATCATTGATAGTCAATACTTTGAGATACGATACTAAGTCAAAAGTTTAGTTATATGTAATAAGTCAggtttattatagttattttgttagtttttttgatACGGTACAGtgttttttaaacccaatttgCAAAAGTAGACCTTTACAATCGACCATCAACCAAGATCAGTCTTCCATGTTGTCATTTTGTACATCATATAATCGTAAGCGTTTGGACGTTTAGTATGGgcttaaaagaaataatataattggaCTTTTTATTGACTTTGTAAGGTCgtaaaattcttctttttttgtatcGTTGTAATCATTGGATAGTTTACAGTTATATTTCATCATTTCTACACACGTTAACGAATCCAATACTGTACAATGGTTTACATTTTTTGACTGGTTTTTATGACATTTAAGCTGAGAAATTTTTGAAAGCCGAGAGCCAATCgtcatttaagaataagaatatctCTATTCATACAAGTATTTCGTAcatagatttttaaaagtaacaataattttaaagtaataatgtaaGAATCACTTTCACTATATTGAGCACTTAACACACTCATTTCAATATACCATTTGCATGATGactcttacatcaaaataaactacaatcaacaaaaaaggaaacatgctgtagatggagcttatattggtcactgttaaattacattaaaatacaaaacatatatttaatacatattattgtgaggcctttcgatatccaagatacctttcatcagacacatcacaaataattttgtgatgtgtctgatgaaggtatcttggtatcttggatatcgaaaggcctcacaataatatgtattaaatattggttttgtattttaatgtaatttaaaaaggaaacacTTTACTTATATGATCATACTAACCAAGATTTTAgttaaacatacttttatgaataaaatagggCCTCTAAAGGCAAAGCTTGTGCAGAGGTTCATTTATGCTAAATTAAATTCGTGATAGCTCAGATAGAATGttgtcaattaattttaattagaataacTCCCATTTATCAAATGTCTGCGTTACTTCTAAATCTATACTTATTTGCCACTCTGATCCgaataaaacgttttaactaATAGTATgcagaagaaaaattatattttatttacttaatagcCATAATTTGAACAGTATTGAAtaaatgtgaataattttaatcacacatttcttttagtattgtattaaaacattttcggCCCCCAAAAAATAgcttttctaaaaatgtttttaaattgggttttggaACTACTATTTTGTCTATtgtgctttaattttatttttgtagttaataattaatacagGGCAAATGACCACTAGTGACATTAAACATTTACACCTTATAcacaaacaaaatgttattggAAAAAATGTTTAAGCTTATAAATAATGGATGAGATGGctcgtatttatattttatttcaactaatccaatgaatttcttttgttgcattaaaaGAGGCTTTACATTTTTTCCATGGGTTCCGCCCCAGCAAAATATTCCGTATTCAATCTATgtttaccaatgaaaaatataacattctcatAATTTCCTTCGTacacatattttgtagaaaataaaaggtCCTTAAGatactatttagtttttttttctttaccatGTCTATGTGTTTTTCCCAGTTTA
The Homalodisca vitripennis isolate AUS2020 chromosome 4, UT_GWSS_2.1, whole genome shotgun sequence DNA segment above includes these coding regions:
- the LOC124360813 gene encoding protein unc-45 homolog B isoform X1, which codes for MTKESVEPEDLLKLKEEGNVASVHSEDPLKLKEEGNVAFKEGNLNQALKCYSKAIKLTREDSTEKAIYFKNRAAVYLKLNDYEKAFNDCNSSLDIVPNDPKALFRRCQALENLNRVEEAYRDARQIHSVDPGNKAIQPVLSRLHEIVQEKLRINAQTSNKVASMFQIAFDLQEPKDKRETAMNNMLVLAREPAGASALVEAGVIQKIGNLLKLEKNNEIFLSGVRIVGELCKNSVQRTKSVLVELGVPWFLEILNCSKEEQVNASQYCLQVILNTLSGLDSKPESRPDEKLCEENKKEIDTLLTCLVYSTTSRTITGLARDAIIQLIMRNVHYKAINWAETLVEIKGLQRLMEVASELQEYKYESAMEITESTRTITAVCLARIYENMYYDKARERYLEAVDDYIKGKLITPEIESKVRVVVSLTCLLLGPLDVGNTIVARDGMLEMILVMANTDDKLQQQVACECIIAAASKKDKVKSIISQGVDILKKLYQSKDDGIRVRALVGLCKLGSMGGTDASIRPFADGSTTKLAEACRRFLINPAKDPDMRRWAVEGLSYLTLDADVKEKLIEDKKAIHAMLELAKSGNQASVYPVVTTLVNLCNAYEKQEVIPEMIELAKFAKHHIPEDHELDDPDFITKRCIVLAKEGVTSALVVLSKTESENCKELICRVFNAICAVQELRGVVVQQGGAKVLLPMALEGTEKGKKYAAQALSRIGITINPEVAFPGQRCVEVIRPLVMLLHPDCAALESFESLMALCNLAGVSETIRNRIVKEGGVTRIESYMFEEHLMLRRAATQCMTNMILSPDVIKMYEGKNDKTKFLFLLCGEEDEDTAQAAAGALAMLTSMSKKCCKKLFDVSSWLEIFQELLANPNFEMQHRGIVILLNVIQSGKECAEKIMSTNMMELLMALSLLNEEGKEKIKTYAEECLKAAENWKVIKKPEEGEDLSDEADE